In one Thermococcus sp. 2319x1 genomic region, the following are encoded:
- the tfe gene encoding transcription factor E — translation MARRKNKELLKFAEEIGGKEAIEVIKALEKKKEATDEEIAEMTGIRVNTVRKILYAFYDTQLAEFRRVKDKDTGWYYYYWRLETRRLPEIIRARKMQELKKLKEMLEEETKEVYYHCGTPGHPRLTFDEAMEYEFRCPLCGEMLMQYDNSEIVKELQEKIKRLEEELGINHDQS, via the coding sequence AATTCGCAGAGGAGATAGGCGGAAAAGAGGCGATTGAGGTAATCAAGGCTCTCGAAAAGAAGAAAGAGGCAACCGATGAAGAGATAGCAGAGATGACCGGAATTAGGGTAAATACCGTCAGAAAAATACTATACGCCTTCTACGACACTCAGCTTGCAGAATTTAGAAGGGTAAAGGACAAGGATACGGGATGGTACTACTATTACTGGCGCCTTGAAACAAGAAGACTGCCGGAGATCATAAGAGCGAGAAAAATGCAGGAGCTCAAAAAATTGAAAGAGATGCTCGAGGAGGAAACTAAAGAAGTCTACTACCACTGCGGAACTCCCGGCCATCCAAGACTGACTTTTGATGAGGCAATGGAGTATGAGTTCAGATGCCCTCTGTGCGGTGAAATGCTCATGCAATACGACAACAGTGAAATAGTTAAAGAGCTCCAAGAAAAAATCAAAAGGCTTGAGGAAGAACTGGGAATAAACCATGACCAATCTTGA